One genomic segment of Synechocystis sp. LKSZ1 includes these proteins:
- a CDS encoding CRR6 family NdhI maturation factor, with protein MVLVSVSQAQILSLDLSPVTNLVAPWLAAGTIAPQEHSIQFQIDFPRPADDPRELSEIPEVRLWFLRLDATYPWFPFLLDWKAGELARYVAMLVPHQFHRTEGIQYNPEALELLMMQKVFVLAHWLPTQNLPSAFRLKSLAQMLGYDLEDNFLAGLA; from the coding sequence ATGGTTTTAGTCTCCGTTTCCCAGGCCCAAATTCTCAGTTTAGATTTATCCCCCGTTACCAATCTGGTGGCTCCCTGGCTAGCCGCAGGAACCATTGCCCCCCAGGAACACAGTATTCAATTCCAGATCGACTTTCCTCGGCCCGCCGATGACCCCAGGGAACTCTCCGAAATTCCCGAGGTTCGCCTCTGGTTTTTACGCCTGGATGCGACCTATCCTTGGTTTCCGTTTCTCTTGGACTGGAAGGCCGGTGAACTGGCGCGATATGTCGCGATGCTGGTTCCCCACCAATTTCACCGCACGGAAGGCATTCAGTACAATCCTGAGGCGCTGGAACTCTTGATGATGCAAAAGGTGTTTGTTTTAGCCCATTGGCTGCCTACGCAAAACCTCCCTAGCGCTTTTCGCTTAAAGTCCCTGGCCCAGATGTTGGGTTACGACCTGGAGGATAACTTTCTCGCCGGCCTAGCTTAG
- a CDS encoding MlaE family lipid ABC transporter permease subunit — MSNGIILAELQSWLQRSGKAILLTGQVFYQLLQGKVDYRNTIEQMVTVGPASLVITLITATVIGMIFTIQVAREFLALGASSVVGGILALALSRELSPIMTAVVVAGRVGSAFAAEIGTMRVTEQIDALYMLNTNPIEYLVIPRLIACCVMVPALSILALLMGLLGGVVIAHHFYNIADSVFWDSIKSLATPWDILCGPIKGVVFGALIALIGCNWGLTTRGGAKGVGSSTTASVVTALLAIFVADFILSWLMFKGSGSGSILG, encoded by the coding sequence ATGAGCAATGGCATTATTCTTGCAGAACTTCAATCGTGGCTCCAGCGTTCTGGGAAAGCGATTTTGTTGACCGGCCAGGTCTTTTACCAACTGCTTCAAGGCAAGGTCGATTATCGCAATACGATTGAGCAAATGGTGACGGTGGGGCCGGCGTCCCTCGTGATTACTCTGATTACCGCCACGGTGATCGGCATGATTTTTACCATCCAGGTGGCCCGAGAATTTTTGGCCCTGGGGGCCAGTAGTGTGGTCGGGGGGATTCTGGCCCTGGCCCTGAGCCGGGAACTCTCCCCGATTATGACGGCGGTGGTGGTGGCCGGGCGGGTGGGGTCGGCCTTTGCCGCGGAAATTGGCACGATGCGGGTGACGGAACAGATTGATGCGCTCTATATGCTCAATACCAATCCCATTGAGTATCTGGTCATTCCTCGCCTGATTGCTTGCTGTGTGATGGTACCGGCCCTGAGTATTTTGGCCCTGCTGATGGGCCTACTAGGCGGCGTGGTGATTGCCCACCATTTCTATAACATTGCTGATTCGGTGTTTTGGGACTCCATTAAATCCCTGGCAACGCCCTGGGATATTCTCTGCGGCCCCATTAAGGGGGTCGTCTTCGGGGCCTTGATTGCTCTAATCGGTTGTAATTGGGGCCTGACTACCCGCGGCGGGGCCAAGGGGGTGGGGTCTTCCACAACAGCCTCCGTGGTAACGGCCCTCCTGGCTATCTTTGTGGCCGACTTTATCCTGTCTTGGCTCATGTTTAAGGGCAGTGGTTCTGGCTCAATTCTGGGCTAG
- a CDS encoding mechanosensitive ion channel family protein, giving the protein MPIFSVNPATALRWPCLLPKRSWGRRQKRLGLILLMGLWFLGLSLAWGVPSQAQLPGLSSDVQSLLWNINRNQSGQIGNLNYDSVRLDGVPLFLVALPASTMAPAKKDEFQPIRSRVKRIENKLQEVLKRGFDPQSLRVYPSVLNGQTVILAADDKTLQPRILGTVTEADAELHAQSVEDLANQAAEITRQALIKAQAERQPQALWDSALLALRILALITVISCVISWIYQWLGHRVQVLKTLLSQAKVVADDESIVPSTFSPQLTNQSFLLKLGDRLALAIYFFLIRLRGRFLSTNLQGKTDNIFGLDQLLYPDHQAIRFEELKTLTTQRIRILIFLRRLLLLLQSFVWLRGSATLLLLFPYSRPWGAQLAGVPLTLVLIWLSILILAKVTELLIDKSLLAWGEDLKLLQASKNSRQALRLPTIASALKGVSSFFYVSVGVILSLTVFEIPITPILTGAGIIGFAISFGSQNLIKDLIAGLTALINDSYATGDYVILGLHEGLIEDMNLFVTRLRSANGDLITIPNGAITTVCNQTKDWSRVDYSIQVSYDADIKQALNLLKEIADQLYHDPQWHPVILDQPDLKGIENISHQGITLRIWLKTKPGAQWDVGRELRLRIKVAFEQEGIAIGIPKQAFLLQNADNDPFSPPDP; this is encoded by the coding sequence ATGCCGATTTTTTCCGTGAATCCTGCGACGGCCCTCCGCTGGCCCTGTCTATTGCCGAAACGATCCTGGGGACGACGACAGAAACGCCTCGGGTTGATACTCCTGATGGGCCTATGGTTCCTTGGTTTGAGTCTCGCTTGGGGAGTCCCCAGTCAGGCACAACTGCCTGGCCTTTCTAGTGATGTCCAATCTTTGCTCTGGAATATTAACCGTAATCAATCGGGTCAGATTGGCAATCTGAACTACGATTCCGTGCGCCTGGATGGCGTCCCCCTGTTCCTGGTGGCCCTGCCGGCTTCTACCATGGCTCCTGCCAAGAAAGATGAGTTTCAGCCGATCCGGAGTCGCGTTAAACGCATTGAAAATAAACTACAAGAGGTACTTAAACGGGGCTTTGACCCCCAGAGCCTACGGGTTTACCCCTCAGTATTAAATGGCCAAACCGTAATCCTGGCCGCTGATGATAAAACCCTCCAACCTCGTATATTGGGAACCGTTACCGAAGCAGATGCAGAACTTCATGCTCAGTCGGTTGAAGATTTGGCTAATCAGGCCGCAGAGATTACCCGCCAGGCGTTAATCAAGGCCCAGGCAGAGCGACAACCCCAGGCCCTTTGGGATAGTGCGCTCTTGGCCCTGCGAATTTTAGCGTTGATTACGGTGATCAGTTGTGTCATTAGTTGGATTTACCAATGGCTGGGCCATCGTGTCCAGGTGCTCAAAACTCTGCTGAGCCAGGCCAAAGTCGTGGCAGATGATGAATCGATCGTCCCCTCTACCTTTTCGCCCCAACTCACGAATCAATCCTTTCTACTCAAATTAGGCGACCGTCTGGCCCTGGCCATTTACTTTTTTCTCATTCGCCTACGGGGCCGTTTTCTATCGACCAATCTCCAGGGCAAGACCGACAATATTTTTGGACTAGACCAACTACTATACCCCGACCATCAGGCCATCCGCTTTGAAGAACTCAAGACCCTGACAACCCAGCGCATCCGCATCTTGATCTTTTTACGGCGTCTCCTGCTTCTACTCCAATCCTTCGTTTGGCTAAGGGGTTCCGCGACCCTGCTCTTGCTTTTTCCCTACAGTCGGCCCTGGGGTGCCCAATTAGCTGGAGTGCCGTTGACCCTAGTACTGATCTGGTTGAGTATCCTGATCCTGGCGAAGGTGACAGAACTACTGATCGACAAAAGTTTATTGGCCTGGGGAGAGGATTTGAAATTGCTCCAGGCCTCGAAAAATTCCCGCCAGGCCCTGCGTTTGCCCACCATTGCCAGTGCTCTCAAGGGAGTCAGTAGTTTTTTTTACGTCAGTGTTGGGGTGATTTTATCCCTCACAGTCTTTGAAATTCCCATTACCCCCATTCTGACCGGGGCCGGGATCATTGGTTTTGCCATTTCCTTCGGCTCCCAGAACCTAATTAAAGACCTGATTGCTGGCCTGACGGCCCTGATCAACGATTCCTACGCCACCGGCGACTACGTGATCCTAGGCCTCCATGAAGGTCTGATCGAAGATATGAACCTGTTTGTCACGCGGCTTCGCAGTGCGAATGGGGATCTGATCACCATTCCCAACGGGGCCATTACCACCGTCTGCAATCAAACCAAGGATTGGTCGCGGGTAGATTATTCCATTCAAGTATCCTACGATGCCGATATCAAACAGGCCTTAAACCTTCTAAAAGAGATTGCAGACCAGCTTTATCACGACCCCCAGTGGCATCCCGTGATTCTGGATCAACCCGACCTCAAGGGTATTGAAAATATTTCCCATCAAGGTATTACCCTCCGCATTTGGCTGAAAACCAAGCCGGGGGCCCAGTGGGATGTGGGCCGTGAACTTCGTCTCCGCATTAAGGTCGCCTTTGAACAGGAGGGGATCGCCATCGGCATTCCCAAACAAGCCTTTTTACTGCAGAATGCTGACAATGACCCCTTCTCCCCCCCCGACCCATGA